One genomic region from Labeo rohita strain BAU-BD-2019 chromosome 7, IGBB_LRoh.1.0, whole genome shotgun sequence encodes:
- the cebpa gene encoding CCAAT/enhancer-binding protein alpha, with product MEQANLYEVAPRPLMTSLVQSQQNAYTYKDTAGDLSEICENENSIDISAYIDPSAFNDEFLADLFHNSSKQEKLKLASGDYEYPHGANGTPGPPQMYGCLNAYMDSSKLEPIYDSQARMRPVAIKQEPREEDELGHSMPPTYHHSQHHAPHLSYLQHQIAHCAQTTMHLQPGHPTPPPTPVPSPHHQHSHLPGGSMKMGDRGKSKKQIDKNSTEYRLRRERNNIAVRKSRDKAKMRNVETQQKVIELSADNERLRKRVEHLTRELETLRGIFRQLPDGSFVKAMGNCA from the coding sequence ATGGAGCAAGCAAACCTCTACGAGGTCGCCCCACGGCCACTGATGACCAGCCTTGTACAGAGTCAGCAAAACGCCTATACCTACAAAGACACCGCTGGAGACCTTAGCGAGATCTGCGAGAACGAGAACTCCATAGACATCAGCGCCTACATTGACCCTTCAGCCTTCAACGACGAGTTCCTGGCTGACTTATTCCACAACAGCTCCAAGCAAGAAAAACTCAAGCTGGCGAGCGGAGACTACGAGTACCCCCACGGCGCCAATGGCACACCGGGGCCCCCGCAGATGTACGGCTGCCTGAACGCCTACATGGATTCCTCCAAACTGGAGCCCATCTACGACAGCCAGGCACGAATGCGACCCGTGGCCATCAAACAAGAGCCCCGAGAGGAAGACGAGCTCGGCCACTCGATGCCACCCACATACCACCACTCTCAGCACCACGCGCCGCATCTGTCGTACCTTCAGCACCAGATCGCGCACTGCGCGCAAACCACCATGCACCTCCAGCCGGGTCACCCCACACCTCCCCCGACGCCCGTACCCAGTCCTCATCACCAACACAGCCACCTGCCCGGGGGCTCCATGAAGATGGGCGATCGAGGGAAGTCCAAGAAACAGATCGACAAGAACAGCACCGAGTATCGGCTGAGGAGGGAGCGCAACAACATAGCCGTGCGCAAGAGCCGGGACAAGGCGAAAATGCGCAATGTGGAGACGCAACAAAAAGTGATCGAATTGTCGGCGGATAACGAAAGACTGCGCAAGAGGGTAGAACACCTCACACGAGAACTGGAGACGTTACGGGGCATCTTCAGGCAGCTCCCCGACGGCTCGTTTGTCAAAGCCATGGGCAACTGCGCCTAA
- the cebpg gene encoding CCAAT/enhancer-binding protein gamma yields the protein MSKQLQQKISSTDQNGVSVIQNQPHNSALNPAGAAGLQQVPQLVPVSPGGGGKATQPSKMKKSIMDKNSDEYRQRRERNNLAVKKSRMRSKQKAQDTQQRVNELKEENERLEAKIKLLSKELSVLKDLFLEHAHNLADNVQPPASGGGPGDLCNNNNNNNSGNNSSQ from the exons ATGAGCAAGCAGTTGCAACAGAAGATATCCAGCACAGATCAGAACGGCGTTAGTGTTATACAGAATCAGCCACATAATAGTGCACTGAACCCCGCAGGAGCTGCAGGACTACAGCAG GTTCCTCAATTAGTCCCCGTGAGTCCCGGAGGTGGGGGTAAGGCCACACAGCCCAGCAAGATGAAGAAGTCCATTATGGATAAAAACAGCGACGAGTACCGCCAACGGAGAGAACGCAACAACCTGGCCGTAAAGAAGAGCCGCATGCGCAGCAAGCAGAAGGCACAGGACACGCAACAGCGTGTCAATGAGCTCAAGGAGGAGAACGAGAGACTGGAGGCCAAAATCAAATTGCTTAGCAAAGAACTGAGTGTGCTCAAAGACCTGTTTCTAGAGCATGCTCACAACCTCGCAGACAACGTGCAGCCCCCTGCTTCTGGTGGAGGCCCGGGAGACctctgcaacaacaacaacaacaacaacagcggCAATAACAGCAGCCAGTGA